TTTTTGCTGTTTTTCAATAATTCATCGTAAATCAGTACATAAAAACGATCAGGATACAGATGGGAAAATTTCTCCATAAAATAATAAGAATGCTTCATCCGATAGATCTCATGGCCGATGTACGGATAAGGGTTCCCAATAGCGGATAGCTTCATGCCCTCATATTTTTGCCCTTTCTGCCGGCTGGTATGCGTCCGTAGCGATTTCACAGCAGAAACATAATGGGCATAAGGATTGCGAAGCACATAGATAAATTTTAAATCAGGAAACCAATTCAACAGCTCAGGAAAAAATTCTGTTTCCAACACAGTTTTAGAGACAAAACGCAGATGCTCTAACGAAGAAGTATTGCCTAATGCATGATAAAAGGCCCTGAATAAATTTTCATACACCTGTTCATAGCTGTCTGGTGGATGTTGTTCTATGCAATCAATAAATTTTTCGTAATCGAACTGCGGGAGATAATAATCTGTTTCCCGGATTAATCGTTTAATAAAATAATTATCTGCAATCCGTCTTATTAATTCCCGGGGACTGCTTATACTGGCCTGCTTGTCTTTTACAAGAGAAGGATGATATGAATATCCAAAAAAATGAAGTTCATTCGGGGGAAACACAAAAAGTTCCGAATGACTGTCAAGCAGATGCTTAACCAGGGAAGTTCCTGACTTCCGCAAACCAGATATGAATATCGGAGCTTTCATATCTATCGGATATAATTTAGTACCTGCCTGTTAATCTGGCTTAATTGCTGATATAAATAAACCTTTTCCTCTTTCTTAAGAAAATAAATCACGCAATAAAGCGAATACAGTATAATCAGGAATTCCTTTATATACAAATGTGTCAGAGCTTCACCCAACAACAGAAATGCCACAAAAACAAAAAAACCGAAAATCAGTTTTGGATAGCCATACCTTATCTCAGTTTTTACAGATAGCAAATAAAAAACCAAAGCGGGTTTCAATATAAAAGTCGTGCTGGTCGCTATTGCAGCCCCATAAAGCCCATATCTGGGAATCAGCAACATATTCAAAATCACATTCAATGCAAGAAGCCCCCAGTTAATCTTTGCACTTACTGATGGAATTCCTTTTGCCGTAAAGACTGTACCCGTGGAAGAAACAATGGCTTTTGGAACAATGCCAATAAACAATATCATCAGGAATGGCAGAACTTCAAGATAATCGGAAGGCAGAAGCCAATCAATGATATATTCAGCGTTGAAAAGAAATATCATGGAAGCTATGGTTATGAAAAGAAAGGAAAAATCGATGGAAAAACGAAAAAGCCGGCTCAGGGTAAATGTGGAATGATTTGTAAAAGCTTTTGTAAATCTGGGATAGGTAACTTTGGAAAAGCTGTTCCCTAAGAGGAGAAAGAAAAGTGAAAATTTTAGGGCATAATTGTATACAGCTACTGTCGATTTATCCATATAATGAGCCACAAAGAGCATATCCACTCGTTTATCAAGCAACACAGCAAGCGAGCCGATAAAAATAATCCCACTAAACTTGAGCAGACCAGATGCCTTCTGATAGGTTTCTTTACTGACCAAAAGGCTGAAGCGTCTGAAAACAATGGTAGCTGCAAGTGTCAACCCCAGCATTTCTGCTGCGTATAAACCATAAAACACGCCTTTAAGGCTGTAACCCAAATATACAAGTATGACGACAACAACTATCTGAATTGTAACGGCAATTAAATTGATGTAAGTCAATTTTCTAAACTCCATCTCACTCTGCAGGATATGCTGAAAAAACATCCGCAGCATGGTTAAGGGAATAAGCAATAATGCCAGGTTTAAAATATACCCGGCATCTGATATATCGAATATTTGTGCTATAAAGTCTTTTAAGAGCAGAAAGATCAAAGCCCCAACCAAAGAGAACATCAGAATGTATAACAGACCTGCAGTAAAATAATGGTTTCGAAATTCCTGTTCCTTTTTATCGTTGAGTTTTTGTATGATACCACTACCCAAATTGAAAGATAAAATATTGGCAAAGTAAGTGATGACCAGAATGACGGTAACATACAATCCCAGATCATCAGGTAACAATAGATTCCCCAGGATGATAGAAAAGATAAAGGCAAAACCCCTGGTTAATATTGTATTCAGAAAACTCCAGAGATAATACTTCATTAATCAGGATTCAAGCGCTCGTTTTAATATGCCAATAAACTCATCAATACGGTTTTCCCAATGAAGGTATTTTTCTGTCCACCTGAAGGCTGAATTACTGATCTGCGTCCACTCTTCAGCAGGCTTATCAAAAAGCTGCTCCATGCTATGATAGATTTCTTCCTCGTTAAATGCCGTCCATAACGGGCATCCCTTACCATAAGCTTCAATGAATTCCCGGGAATTGGTATCGGTACTCGAAACCACGGGTTTTCCAAAGGTCAGGGCTTCCCGCTGTATTCCACTAAGCGTATTCAAATTATGGGTAAACTGATCAAAGACAGCAACACGATCAAGTGACATATAGGCATGCAAATCAGGTAAAGACAAATGGTCAATGAATTCCACATACTTTTCAATGCCCAGTTCTTGAACCATTTCTCTGTACCGGGCTACATGTCTGCCATGTAATCCACTTACCATGAAAACCTGCTTTTCAGGATAATCTGCTCTGAATTGTTTAAATGCCCGCAGCAATTTATCATTCCCTTTATAATCTATTCTACCGGGATCCAGATTTTTCCTGGTTGGATGGAAAACAATGCCATCCAACCCATTATATCTGTCTTTCAATTCATTCAGTAAACTATGGTTTACATTTTCCTGCAATTGATCAACATCTACCAAAAAAGGAAAACGAATGACTTTATCACCCTGCCCCAGTAATTTTGAAGCCCACACAATATCTTCCTGTTCGGTAATGATATTGCTTACCTTATGAATGCGTTTTCTGAACAACAAGGAATGGATTTCTTGTTTAAGGGATTTACTGCCAAACGGAAGCCTGGTCATATCACCTCCGACAGGTAAAATGGCAACCGGCTTATTTAAAATTAAGGAAGGAATTATATATTCTCCGGCGGTTAGGATCATATCAAAATTTCCTGCCAGTTTCCTGAGTTGAAATCCCGGGTAAATATAGGGCAGGAAAAAATCAGCAAATTTTACAATCCAGTGGGGATAGCTACTTTCCAATTGAACATCCTCCCATTCCGGTAAATTTCTCTTACCCTTAAGCCGGGATGGTATTGCCAAAACAGCTTCTACATTTCTTTCTCTCAACCATCTGACAAATCTGAACCCGGTATTCCCCGGATTTCCTATGAACAATATCCGCATACTACCGGATTATCTAAGAAATTAATTCATTAAAAGGCAGGAGATAACAGTATGGAAATTCCGTCCTGATAACTCCTTCGGAAAAAGAAAACAACTGAGCATCATAGACCTTAACATAATGATAATAAGGTATATCCACTGCATTCCACTGTTTCTTAAAGCGATATACTCCATTCTGATTCAAATGCGTACCCCCCCAATTCCAGTAGAAATATCCCCTTTCTGCAGCGTCCTTCATGGCTTCGAAAATGAGCAGGCTTAAAGGCTGAATGGATCGATATTCCTTCACAATGGCAGGAATATAATATTCTACCGTATGGTTAAAATAGAAAAGCAACAGAGCGGCAACCGGGCGGAAACCTTTAAAGGCCATCCACAGATTATAATCCCGCCCTTCTATGAAATGATCCATTACCAAATGAAAAAAGGAGTCGGGCTTTGTCTTTCCGTTCATCTCATCCATATTTTCATAATGAACTTCTTTAAGGAAGTCAAAAGCCTTTTTCTCATTTTTTATTTGTACATCAACAGCGTTTTTCATGGCCTTACGGATCATCCGGCGTGTAAAGGAACCAAAACGATCAATAGCATGCCCCGGTTCGTTTTCATACAAAACCCGAATATCGCTTATCTGGCCCATTCTCTCGTCCAGGCAATCATAATCCATACTCAATTCCCGATTCTCAGCTAAAGGACTGCTGATTATTGTAGCAGAAAGACAGTTCATGCTTTTGCCCAAATCAAAAAACGCATTAACCAGCGACTGGCTAACTTCCCGGTTTCCGTCAAACTCAATCACCCCACCATTACTCCCAAAAAATGCAAGAGAATTGAGACAAGTGCCTGTCTTTCCACGGCACAAAACGGCAGGCAGGGCGCCAAGGATTTCCCCTCCTTCGACAATTATCAGGTAATGATCCTCAACGGAAAGCAAACGTCTTAAGAACTTCCGAAAGCCATTCGAGTAATAGAAAAGGGTGTTCTCCCCTCTTTTTAAAAACCTCTCATAGGCAGGCTCCCACCGGGATGTAAGAAATTCCAACTTCATTCGGCTAACAGTCTATTAAAAGACTGAATTTCAATTCGATTTATATATCAAATTCAGCAATTCCGGGTGTATCACCATGGAACCCGCATGTTAATCATGTGCTTGTTGCGAAGGTTCCTGGATGCGGGTTTCATTCGGACAAAGTTTGATTATATGTTTGTAATTCAATTAAACAAAACCTCAAAATTTGAGCCTGGTGCTTCATTCGGAAGAGCTTAGGGAAGGAAAATTTTCAACCACCATTCAAAGCTTAGGAGAGACCAGATTAGCAACCTGTTGTTTTTTCTGCCCGAGAGGTGCTCATCCATTTTTTTCATAGCCGTTTCCGGCTGAATAAAATCATATATACGGGCCTTTGGATTATACAGAAGTTTTTTGATGTAGTCAATGCTTTCTCCTTTGAACCAACTCGCATCAGGAGCGGAAAACCCCTGCTTGATCCCGTTGGCATATTGAAAAGGAACATATTTGTTGAGCACTTTCCTGAGAAGAATCTTTCCATCATTGGTCTGATGAAAATATTTCCGGCTTTTGGGGCCGGGCTCATTCTCATTGATGCGGGTTACCTCCTTTAAATTATTTAATTTGTATCTCACGGGCACTTTCATGGCAAAGTCTACCAGATCATTATCCAAAAAAGGAACCCTTACCTCCAAACCATTCGCCATGCTCAATTTGTCTTCTACCAGTAAAAGTCCCTGCAGAAAAGTCTTCATTTCAAAATAAAGAGAATTATTGATGTACTGTTCCGGGGTATTTAAATATAAGGGTCCGTTGGGATTATTCAAAACGGTTTTAAAAACTTCTTTTGTGGAATAACCAGCCACATCCCGGTACACAGAAGGATGAAAAAAATCTTGTTTTTCCTCGTCAGCTATCAGCCTAGACCAATAATCATAATATTTACTGATATAATGATCAAAGTCATGATTAACCATCGTACGGTAATAACGCCACGGATAACCGGCAAAAAGCTCATCACCCCCTATACCTCCAAGAGAAACCTTAACAAATTTCGAAGCCAGCCGGTGGATATAATAATTGGGGTAACACTGGCCTACCCTGGGATCTTCAAGATGCCAGGTAAGCGCCGGCATAACCTTTTCCATATCCCCGGCCTTCAATACCACCTCATACTGTTCGGTTTTAAACTGGTTTGAAAGATATTCTGCTTTGTTTCTCTCATCAAAGGCCATCTCCAGACCCGAGGCTGAGGAAAGGTCGAAGCCGGCAGTAAAGGTTTTCAGATCGGGAAAAGTTTGTGAAGCAATGCTGGTAATGGCTCCTGAATCGGTACCTCCACTAAGATATGAGCCGATTTCCACATCACTGAATAAATGACGGTTAACGGCTTTATGAAAAAGGCGGTTCAGTTCCTCAATATATTCCTCCTCGGAAGCAAAGAGCTCATTATCCTCAAATTGAAAATCCCAGTACCTCTCAAAGTTTTTCCTGCCCTTCTCAAGGCAATACTCCAAGAAGGTACCCGAGGGGACTGTTCTGATTCCTTTGAAAAGGGTACGATCCGAAAACACATTCTGGAAAGTAAAATATTCATTTAATGCTTCATTCGATACTTCCACCTGATAATCGGGATGTTGAAGGATTGATTTGATTTCAGAACCAAATATCAACTTCTTTCCATCGTCCCGGTAATATAATGGCTTTACCCCATACCGGTCTCTTCCAAGTACCAGTGTATTGTTCTGTCTGTCCCAGATAGCCATAGCAAACATGCCGTTGAATCGGGTCAAAGATTCTTTGCCCCAACAACTCCATGCATTTAATACCACTTCCGTATCCGAAGAAGAATAAAAAAAGTAGCCTTCCCTTTCAAGCTCCTTCTTAATTTCTTTGAAATTATAGATCTCGCCATTGTAATTAATCACATAACGGCCGTCATGGCTTATCATAGGCTGATGTGCGGCAGAGGTAAGATCTATGATTGCCAGCCTCCGATGGCCAAACCCAATGAAACCATCCTTCCAGAATCCCTCATCATCCGGTCCCCGGTGCTTAATCATCCGGGTCATTTTCTCCAGAATGCCTTCAGGAAGTGGCGCTTTATAATAATTAAATATTCCTGCTATCCCACACATCAAGGTGCGACTTTATTGAGTTGCTCAAACAAGTAATCCTTTTCCTCCTCTGTCATGCCGGGATAAAAAGGCAAGGCAATGGTAAGCCTGTCGGCAGCATAGGCATTGGGAAAATCCATTTTATGGTATCCATAGATATCCTGATATAGCTTCTGCATGGGTACCGAATGGGTTCCGGGCCTGGTCATGATACCCTTTTCTTCCAGCTTGCCCATCAGGGTATTTCTTTCTTCATGGAGTTTATCCAGTTGATTGGCATCCTTTTTTTCCAGTGCGTTATAGGTTTCCTGAGGTTTAAAAAGAGTACAGTACGTCTGGTAGGTATGTTGATATCCTCCTGGAAAAGCGGGTAATTTTAACCAGTTAATATGGGACAGGCGATCATTGAATTCACGGGCCAATTGCAGCCTTATATCCACTATCTCCTCGAGCTTTTCCATCTGAGCAACTCCCATTGCTCCCTGTAAATCAGTCATACGCATGTTATATCCCAGCCATTGATATGCACTCATCTGAAAACTCTTCTTTCCGATATGCCTGGTATGATCACTCATATCCGCACCATGATCTCTCAGGCTCCGGGCCATACGATCAACATTTTCCCAATTGGTAATGATCATGCCTCCTTCCCCTGTTGTAATTGATTTTCTGGGATGAAATGATAATATACCGGCATCACCGAACAGTCCACAATGCATACCACCCAGACGAGATCCCAAACTACAGGCACAATCCTCCACAATCCTTATATTATGGTTCACAGCAATATGACTTATTTCAGGCATATCCGGAACAAGTCCGAAAAGGGATACAGGATAGATGGCCCTCGTAGAGGTAGTGATGTGGTCTTTTATTAAAAACGTATTGATATTAAATGTATCCAGCGATATATCACAGAATACAGGTTTGGCACCCAGAAATTCAACGGCATTGGCCGTGGAGATCCATGTAAAGGCAGGAAGAATCACTTCATCACCCGGTTTAATATCCAATATTCTCGACATAATGAACTGTCCGGAGGTACAACTGCTAACGGCTACTGAATACCGGGCACCCGTAAAATGTGCGATCTTTTCTTCAAACTGCCTCACCTTAGGCCCTTGAACCAGCCATCCGGAATCCAGCGATTCCTTTATGAGTTCGTATTCCCTGCCGGAAATATAAGGTTTGGTGATGGGGATATACATTTTAGAAAGCCATTCCTTTTCTGAATTCAACTATATAAATGCGAATGGGAATAAATAAATAAATAAATGATTGATTGGATGATTGGATGATTGGATGATTGATTGATTGATTGCATGATAGAGTGATAGAGTGGGTGGATTATTGAGCGATCATGAAATTCTTATCTGGTCAAACATTAACGTTTCTTGTCTTCATCTTTTGTAATCAATAGAGTTCACCAACATCCCTCCATCGAATAAGTTTCTGCAATCCTGTTTCCAAATCATATTTGTAGCGAAATCCAATTCCTTTCTCTGCCTTTTCTGTGGAGCCAATCCGGTGCTTTACCAGTTTCCGGTCATCCTCCCCGGAATAGGGCTTGTATAAGACTTCCAAATTAGACTGCTTCAATTTCAGAATGGTATCACAGAGCTGACTGACGGAAGTCTGAACACCGGTACCCACATTGTAAAAATCATCCGTTGAAGAAGATTTTAAAGCAAAAACATTTGCCCGGGCAACATCTTCCACGTAAACAAAATCATAAGCCTGAGAACCGTCGCCATTAATTACAGGAGTTTCACCCGCATCAATTTTGTTCAGCATAATCGGGATTACCCCGCTGTATGCTGATTGCTGATCCTGATGCGGCCCATATACATTCATATACCTCAATCCTACATAATTCAGACCGTATCGGTCACAAAGCGATCTGCACATGGCTTCTCCCGAAATTTTAGTAGCTCCGTAAAAATTGCGGTTATTGTAAGGGTGATCCTCAGTCATAGGAATTTCCAAAGCATCGCCATATACAGAGGCGGAAGAGGAATATACCAGCTTCTTAACATTATTGTAGATACATGCCTCCAATACATTAAAGGTACCTTTGATATTCACCTCAAAAGCTGTCCTTGGATAATCCCTGCAATGCAACAGCCACAATGCAGCCAGATGAAAAACATAATCCACCCCTCCCAAAGCTTCATTCAATATATCGGTTTCCCGTATATCTCCCCCATGCTGAAATATTTTACAACGGTTATCCTTCAGAGGTTCCCGAATATTATCCATGTTCCCCCGGACAAAATTATCGTATATGATGACTTCCCTCACATCTTCCTTCAACAGCTCCCTGACCACGAAACTGCCAATGAAACCTGCACCGCCGATAACAACAACTTTTGAACCGTTCAAACTGAACATTTTTGTCATTATCTGGTTTTCAAACGTTATAATACGCCTTGAACCATTCGACGAATCTTTTCACTCCTTCGCGAATATCGGTCCGGGGTCTGTAACCAAAATCCTCAATCAGGTCATTGACATCGGCCCAGGTTTTGTACACATCACCAGGCTGCATGGGCATAAAATTTTTCTTTGCTTCCCTGCCCGTTTCTTTTTCTATGGCCCGGATAAAATCCATAAGATGCACAGGGTTATTGTTTCCGATGTTGTAAATTCTGTAGGGAGCCGGGGAAGAGGCAGGATCAGGGTATTCTCCGTTCCAGTCAGGGTTGCCGGAAGGCGGATGATCGATTACCCGAATAACCCCCTCAATGATATCATCAATATAGGTAAAGTCGCGCTGCATATTCCCGTTGTTGTAAACATCGATCTGCTGATTGTTGAGAATTGCTTTTGTAAAAAGAAAAAGGGCCATATCCGGTCGGCCCCAGGGTCCATAAACGGTAAAAAAACGCAAGCCGGTTGTAGGCAGGCTATAGAGATGGCTATAGGTATGAGCCATCAATTCATTGCTTTTTTTACTTGCTGCATAAAGACTTATGGGATGATCCACATTATCATGTGTCGAAAAAGGCATGGATTCATTCATACCGTAAACACTGGAGCTGCTTGCGTAGGTCAAATGTTCTGTTTTATTGTGGCGGCAAGCTTCCAGTATGTTCATAAACCCAATCATATTGCTGTCAAGATAGGCATAAGGATGGGTTATGCTATATCTGACCCCCGCCTGTGCTGCAAGATGACACACCCGATCAAATTTTTCATGTTCAAAAAGCTGAAACAAATTGTCTTTGTCTTTCAACTCAAGCTTTATAAAACGATAATTGGAATATTTTGTGCTTTTTATCAATCTGTTGTATTCAACCGCGCTTTGCTCAATTCCCGTCTCTCCCATCCGATCGTATTTTAGGGATGGTTCGTAATAGTCATTGATGTTGTCGAGTCCAACCACTTCATCACCCCTGGCAATTAGTTTTTGTGCAAGATGAAAACCTATAAAACCTGCCGTTCCGGTTACCAATATTTTCATAGCTAAGACGTATTATTTTTTTACAGCTCCGCCACATCAGTCACATTTGACTGATCCGGCTTTTCTTCGATTAAAAGTAAAAACAGGACACTTCAATCAAAAGTGCCAAAAAACAAACCATTAAAGACTCCAATAATCCAATTTGCTGATCTTATCCCTGTAAATACCTTTAACATCAACAAAGAGGGCTCCATCGGAAGCTTTGGCAAGAAAATCTTCTTCGGTAAGATCTGCATACTCTTTATGAGGCACTGCCATAATAAGGGCATCATACGGCCCCTCGTCTCCATTGACAAGATCAATGTCATATTCCTCTTTGATTTCCTGTGAAGAAGCGTGCGGATCCATAACATCTATTTCATTGATCCCAAAGGAACGCAATTCATCCACCACATCAATTACCCTGGAATTGCGGATATCACTGACATTTTCCTTAAAGGTGGCACCATATATCAATATCCTGGCAGATTTGGGATTTTTATCTTTTGCAATCAATTTCTTTACTACCTGCTTGGCAAGGTATCTGCCCATCGAATCGTTTACGAAACGGCCGGCATGAATAACCTGAGCATGATACCCCAGTTCACGGGCTTTATAGGTAAGATAATAGGGATCCACTCCGATACAGTGACCTCCTACAAGCCCCGGATAGAATTTGAGAAAGTTCCATTTGGTGGCTGCAGCTTCTATTACTTCATAAGTATTGATATTCATACGGTTAAAGATGATAGAGAGCTCATTCATAAATGCAATATTCAGGTCTCTCTGGGCATTCTCAATAACCTTTGCGGCCTCCGCCACTTTGATCGAGCTGGCCTCATGAATACCTGCCTTAATGATCAACTGATATACTTTTGTGATGTTGTCGGCTGCCTCAACATCTGACCCTGACGTGATCTTCTTTATAGAAACCAATGTATGAGCCTTATCTCCCGGATTGATACGTTCGGGGGAGAATCCTACTTTAAAATCATCCCCGAATTTTAAACCGGACTCGCGTTCCAGAACCGGAACACAATCTTCTTCAGTGGCTCCCGGATATACGGTTGATTCAAACACTACATAATCACCTTCCTTGAGCACTTTACCGACCGTTTTGGTTGCCCCAAGAAGCGGGGCCAATTCCGGCTCATTATGTTCATTAATTGGGGTGGGAACTGTAACAATATAAAATTTGGCCTTTTTGAGATCTTCAATACTGGAAGTGTATTCTATTTCGCAACCCTCAAAAGCCGAATAAGGAAGTTCCTTACTGGGATCCTGACCGTTTTTGATCATTTCCAATCTTTCTTCATTAATGTCAAAACCAATTACAGGTACTTTCCTGGCAAATTCAAGAGCAATAGGAAGACCTACATAGCCTAATCCTATTACAGCAATTTTTTCTTCTTTGGCTATAAGCTTATCGTAAATGTTCATGGAGCAATATTTTATTTTAAATTGTTACATAATGGATGATACTCGCCCTTTAAACCAATAGGGGTGGCATTCCGAATGGTATAAACGGTTTCGATGGATTTTCTGGAATCTTCCAGACCAAAGCCATTGCCTTTTAATATTTCTTCATAACTCAAAGTATGAAGATCGGTAAAACCACCGCTGAATTCCACTTCTTCACCATCAACAGAAATAGAACGGTAGGTTCTCTTTCCTTCTTCTTTATAATTTTCAGGTAAATCATTATAATCCACACTCAAAAACCACCTTACCCTGGCTTTTTCCAGATCCAGATATCCGGCGGCCTTATCTTGCCGGTAAATATGTACCAGATTTTGTTTAACATCTCCAAAAATCCAGGTAAGCATATCGAAGAAATGTACACCAATATTGGTGGCAATTCCACCTGATTTTTGTTCATCTCCTTTCCAGGAAATAAAATACCAGTTTCCACGGGAAGTAATATAGGTCAAATCTATATCATAGACTTTATCTTTCGGTCCCTGATCGATCTTATTTTTTAACTCCATAATCGATGGATGTAGCCGCAATTGCAAAATGTTATTAACTTTCCGGTTGGTTTCCTTTTCTATCTCAATAAGGGCATCCAGATTCCAGGGGTTTAAAACTACGGGTTTCTCACATATGGCATCAGCTCCCTGCCGTAAAGCAAATCGTATATGGGAATCATGTAAATAATTGGGAGTACAGATGCTGATGTAATCGATATATACGCCTTTTCGCTTCAGCTTATCCAGATGACGATCAAAACGTTCATACTCGACAAAAAAATCTGCTTCAGGAAAATAATCATCTATTACCCCTACACTGTCAAACTTATCCAAAGCTGCAACCAGATTATTACTGGTTTCCTTAATAGCCCTCAGATGCCTGACGGCTACATAGCCCGCAACTCCAATAATTGCGAAATTCTTCTCACTGTGACC
This window of the Bacteroidales bacterium genome carries:
- a CDS encoding oligosaccharide flippase family protein, which translates into the protein MKYYLWSFLNTILTRGFAFIFSIILGNLLLPDDLGLYVTVILVITYFANILSFNLGSGIIQKLNDKKEQEFRNHYFTAGLLYILMFSLVGALIFLLLKDFIAQIFDISDAGYILNLALLLIPLTMLRMFFQHILQSEMEFRKLTYINLIAVTIQIVVVVILVYLGYSLKGVFYGLYAAEMLGLTLAATIVFRRFSLLVSKETYQKASGLLKFSGIIFIGSLAVLLDKRVDMLFVAHYMDKSTVAVYNYALKFSLFFLLLGNSFSKVTYPRFTKAFTNHSTFTLSRLFRFSIDFSFLFITIASMIFLFNAEYIIDWLLPSDYLEVLPFLMILFIGIVPKAIVSSTGTVFTAKGIPSVSAKINWGLLALNVILNMLLIPRYGLYGAAIATSTTFILKPALVFYLLSVKTEIRYGYPKLIFGFFVFVAFLLLGEALTHLYIKEFLIILYSLYCVIYFLKKEEKVYLYQQLSQINRQVLNYIR
- a CDS encoding peptidoglycan bridge formation glycyltransferase FemA/FemB family protein, yielding MKLEFLTSRWEPAYERFLKRGENTLFYYSNGFRKFLRRLLSVEDHYLIIVEGGEILGALPAVLCRGKTGTCLNSLAFFGSNGGVIEFDGNREVSQSLVNAFFDLGKSMNCLSATIISSPLAENRELSMDYDCLDERMGQISDIRVLYENEPGHAIDRFGSFTRRMIRKAMKNAVDVQIKNEKKAFDFLKEVHYENMDEMNGKTKPDSFFHLVMDHFIEGRDYNLWMAFKGFRPVAALLLFYFNHTVEYYIPAIVKEYRSIQPLSLLIFEAMKDAAERGYFYWNWGGTHLNQNGVYRFKKQWNAVDIPYYHYVKVYDAQLFSFSEGVIRTEFPYCYLLPFNELIS
- the asnB gene encoding asparagine synthase (glutamine-hydrolyzing); amino-acid sequence: MCGIAGIFNYYKAPLPEGILEKMTRMIKHRGPDDEGFWKDGFIGFGHRRLAIIDLTSAAHQPMISHDGRYVINYNGEIYNFKEIKKELEREGYFFYSSSDTEVVLNAWSCWGKESLTRFNGMFAMAIWDRQNNTLVLGRDRYGVKPLYYRDDGKKLIFGSEIKSILQHPDYQVEVSNEALNEYFTFQNVFSDRTLFKGIRTVPSGTFLEYCLEKGRKNFERYWDFQFEDNELFASEEEYIEELNRLFHKAVNRHLFSDVEIGSYLSGGTDSGAITSIASQTFPDLKTFTAGFDLSSASGLEMAFDERNKAEYLSNQFKTEQYEVVLKAGDMEKVMPALTWHLEDPRVGQCYPNYYIHRLASKFVKVSLGGIGGDELFAGYPWRYYRTMVNHDFDHYISKYYDYWSRLIADEEKQDFFHPSVYRDVAGYSTKEVFKTVLNNPNGPLYLNTPEQYINNSLYFEMKTFLQGLLLVEDKLSMANGLEVRVPFLDNDLVDFAMKVPVRYKLNNLKEVTRINENEPGPKSRKYFHQTNDGKILLRKVLNKYVPFQYANGIKQGFSAPDASWFKGESIDYIKKLLYNPKARIYDFIQPETAMKKMDEHLSGRKNNRLLIWSLLSFEWWLKIFLP
- a CDS encoding NAD-dependent epimerase/dehydratase family protein — protein: MNGSKVVVIGGAGFIGSFVVRELLKEDVREVIIYDNFVRGNMDNIREPLKDNRCKIFQHGGDIRETDILNEALGGVDYVFHLAALWLLHCRDYPRTAFEVNIKGTFNVLEACIYNNVKKLVYSSSASVYGDALEIPMTEDHPYNNRNFYGATKISGEAMCRSLCDRYGLNYVGLRYMNVYGPHQDQQSAYSGVIPIMLNKIDAGETPVINGDGSQAYDFVYVEDVARANVFALKSSSTDDFYNVGTGVQTSVSQLCDTILKLKQSNLEVLYKPYSGEDDRKLVKHRIGSTEKAEKGIGFRYKYDLETGLQKLIRWRDVGELY
- a CDS encoding sulfotransferase → MKAPIFISGLRKSGTSLVKHLLDSHSELFVFPPNELHFFGYSYHPSLVKDKQASISSPRELIRRIADNYFIKRLIRETDYYLPQFDYEKFIDCIEQHPPDSYEQVYENLFRAFYHALGNTSSLEHLRFVSKTVLETEFFPELLNWFPDLKFIYVLRNPYAHYVSAVKSLRTHTSRQKGQKYEGMKLSAIGNPYPYIGHEIYRMKHSYYFMEKFSHLYPDRFYVLIYDELLKNSKKEMEKLCDFLGIQFDPVLLRPTLLNQFWQGNSWHYSDFTGIDKRPMNKWKEEISKVEIRFLNKFFGSFIKRYFHMEESKAPVWKPLHVSEYKITNYLANRVLYHSHIT
- a CDS encoding NAD-dependent epimerase, producing MKILVTGTAGFIGFHLAQKLIARGDEVVGLDNINDYYEPSLKYDRMGETGIEQSAVEYNRLIKSTKYSNYRFIKLELKDKDNLFQLFEHEKFDRVCHLAAQAGVRYSITHPYAYLDSNMIGFMNILEACRHNKTEHLTYASSSSVYGMNESMPFSTHDNVDHPISLYAASKKSNELMAHTYSHLYSLPTTGLRFFTVYGPWGRPDMALFLFTKAILNNQQIDVYNNGNMQRDFTYIDDIIEGVIRVIDHPPSGNPDWNGEYPDPASSPAPYRIYNIGNNNPVHLMDFIRAIEKETGREAKKNFMPMQPGDVYKTWADVNDLIEDFGYRPRTDIREGVKRFVEWFKAYYNV
- a CDS encoding DegT/DnrJ/EryC1/StrS family aminotransferase, whose protein sequence is MYIPITKPYISGREYELIKESLDSGWLVQGPKVRQFEEKIAHFTGARYSVAVSSCTSGQFIMSRILDIKPGDEVILPAFTWISTANAVEFLGAKPVFCDISLDTFNINTFLIKDHITTSTRAIYPVSLFGLVPDMPEISHIAVNHNIRIVEDCACSLGSRLGGMHCGLFGDAGILSFHPRKSITTGEGGMIITNWENVDRMARSLRDHGADMSDHTRHIGKKSFQMSAYQWLGYNMRMTDLQGAMGVAQMEKLEEIVDIRLQLAREFNDRLSHINWLKLPAFPGGYQHTYQTYCTLFKPQETYNALEKKDANQLDKLHEERNTLMGKLEEKGIMTRPGTHSVPMQKLYQDIYGYHKMDFPNAYAADRLTIALPFYPGMTEEEKDYLFEQLNKVAP
- a CDS encoding glycosyltransferase, with translation MRILFIGNPGNTGFRFVRWLRERNVEAVLAIPSRLKGKRNLPEWEDVQLESSYPHWIVKFADFFLPYIYPGFQLRKLAGNFDMILTAGEYIIPSLILNKPVAILPVGGDMTRLPFGSKSLKQEIHSLLFRKRIHKVSNIITEQEDIVWASKLLGQGDKVIRFPFLVDVDQLQENVNHSLLNELKDRYNGLDGIVFHPTRKNLDPGRIDYKGNDKLLRAFKQFRADYPEKQVFMVSGLHGRHVARYREMVQELGIEKYVEFIDHLSLPDLHAYMSLDRVAVFDQFTHNLNTLSGIQREALTFGKPVVSSTDTNSREFIEAYGKGCPLWTAFNEEEIYHSMEQLFDKPAEEWTQISNSAFRWTEKYLHWENRIDEFIGILKRALES